A genomic window from Terriglobia bacterium includes:
- the glyS gene encoding glycine--tRNA ligase subunit beta produces MKKALDRRAELLFEIGCEEIPAGMLPRAEVELRALLEKTLEAENLLEGASVAAYAAPRRLTGLVYGLRVKQADAVKEVTGPPKSVAYDSVGAPTRAAVSFAEKQGIPLHKIQFVSTPKGEYLAARQVIPGRSAEKILAEFLPRVIHDLSWPRSMTWTGLSGVRFIRPIRWIVAVFDGKPLRFSYGDVSSGDRTQGHRFLGRPNLQVKNFRDYEAKLRANGVLLRPEARRAKIEKEIAALIRKSGGRLHEDPELLHLVTYLNECPSVLQGDFDPAFLDLPDEILVTVMRGHQKYFAVEKRNGELAPHFLAVINLPKDPKGLVRAGHERVLRARFADARFFWESDQKCRLADYLPKLERVTYESRLGSYRDKVERMRAIARWLAEQWYNLGLKQAHVPDADRAAELSKCDLATEMTKEFTELQGIVGGLYARAQGEAPEVADAVYDHYRPVGLDDPIPGNLTGCAVALADKLDSVTGCFAVGIIPTGSSDPYALRRAAQGIVKIILERKLTLSLAQALGAATRALHANPPKLAVAPEQEAQILEFILDRARFVFREKLGLAYDEVNAVFRAGADDLVDAHHRLDALCAIRKTRNFEPLAVSFKRIRKILEKADAKEKGHALQPDLFELEAERELYTAVREAAARVKVHKRAGQYREALEVIAGLRKAVDRFFVDVMVMAEQEAVRRNRLALLAELLKEFTTIADFSELGGEETR; encoded by the coding sequence ATGAAAAAGGCCCTGGACCGGCGCGCGGAGTTGCTGTTTGAAATCGGGTGCGAAGAGATTCCCGCGGGAATGCTGCCGCGGGCGGAAGTGGAGTTGCGCGCCCTCCTGGAGAAGACACTGGAGGCGGAAAACCTCCTGGAGGGAGCGAGCGTCGCGGCGTATGCGGCGCCGCGGCGCCTGACGGGCTTGGTGTATGGCTTGCGCGTAAAGCAAGCCGATGCCGTGAAAGAGGTGACCGGCCCGCCGAAATCGGTGGCCTACGACTCTGTCGGCGCGCCGACACGCGCCGCGGTCAGCTTCGCCGAAAAGCAGGGCATCCCCCTGCACAAGATTCAGTTCGTCTCCACGCCCAAGGGCGAATATCTTGCCGCAAGGCAGGTCATCCCCGGACGCTCGGCGGAGAAGATCCTCGCCGAGTTCCTGCCGCGCGTGATTCACGATCTCTCCTGGCCGCGCTCCATGACCTGGACGGGGCTTTCCGGGGTGCGCTTCATCCGGCCCATCCGCTGGATCGTGGCCGTCTTCGACGGCAAGCCGTTGCGCTTCAGCTATGGCGACGTAAGCAGCGGCGACCGCACACAGGGCCACCGCTTCCTCGGGCGCCCCAATTTGCAGGTAAAGAATTTCCGCGACTACGAAGCTAAGCTGCGCGCGAATGGCGTTCTGCTGCGGCCTGAAGCGCGCCGGGCCAAGATCGAAAAAGAGATCGCCGCGCTCATCCGGAAATCCGGCGGGCGGCTGCACGAGGATCCGGAACTGCTCCATCTGGTGACGTATCTGAACGAGTGCCCGTCGGTCCTGCAGGGCGATTTCGATCCGGCATTTCTGGACCTGCCGGACGAGATTCTGGTTACGGTGATGCGCGGGCATCAGAAATATTTCGCCGTGGAGAAGCGCAACGGGGAGCTGGCGCCGCATTTCCTGGCAGTGATCAATCTGCCCAAGGATCCCAAGGGACTGGTGCGCGCGGGGCATGAGCGCGTACTGCGCGCGCGCTTTGCGGATGCCCGCTTTTTCTGGGAGTCGGATCAGAAATGTCGGCTCGCCGACTATCTGCCGAAGCTCGAGCGCGTCACCTATGAATCGCGGCTGGGCAGTTACCGCGACAAAGTCGAACGCATGCGGGCCATCGCCCGCTGGCTGGCCGAGCAATGGTACAACCTGGGCCTGAAGCAGGCGCATGTGCCGGACGCGGACCGCGCGGCGGAACTCTCCAAGTGCGACCTGGCTACGGAAATGACCAAGGAGTTCACGGAGCTGCAGGGCATCGTGGGCGGCCTGTACGCACGCGCGCAGGGCGAAGCTCCCGAAGTGGCCGACGCGGTCTATGACCACTACCGCCCCGTGGGACTCGACGATCCCATCCCCGGCAATCTGACGGGCTGCGCCGTGGCGCTCGCCGATAAGCTGGACAGCGTGACCGGCTGCTTCGCCGTGGGCATTATTCCCACGGGCTCGAGCGATCCCTACGCGCTGCGCCGCGCCGCGCAGGGCATCGTCAAGATCATCCTGGAGCGCAAGCTGACGCTCTCGCTCGCCCAGGCGCTGGGCGCGGCGACGCGGGCCTTGCACGCCAACCCGCCGAAGCTGGCGGTCGCTCCCGAGCAGGAAGCGCAGATTCTGGAGTTCATTCTCGACCGCGCGCGCTTCGTCTTCCGCGAAAAGCTGGGCTTGGCCTACGACGAAGTGAACGCGGTTTTCCGCGCGGGCGCCGACGACCTGGTGGATGCGCACCACCGCCTGGATGCGCTGTGCGCCATCCGCAAGACGCGCAACTTCGAACCCCTGGCGGTCTCCTTCAAGCGCATCCGCAAGATTCTGGAAAAGGCGGACGCGAAGGAAAAGGGGCATGCCCTGCAGCCGGATCTTTTCGAACTGGAGGCGGAGCGCGAACTGTATACCGCGGTGCGCGAGGCGGCGGCGCGCGTGAAGGTGCACAAGCGGGCCGGGCAGTACCGCGAGGCCCTGGAGGTAATCGCGGGTCTGCGCAAAGCGGTGGACCGTTTCTTCGTGGATGTGATGGTGATGGCGGAACAGGAAGCGGTGCGCCGCAATCGGCTGGCGCTGCTGGCAGAGCTGCTCAAGGAATTCACCACCATCGCCGATTTCTCGGAGTTGGGCGGAGAAGAAACGCGCTGA